From bacterium, one genomic window encodes:
- a CDS encoding PEP-CTERM sorting domain-containing protein (PEP-CTERM proteins occur, often in large numbers, in the proteomes of bacteria that also encode an exosortase, a predicted intramembrane cysteine proteinase. The presence of a PEP-CTERM domain at a protein's C-terminus predicts cleavage within the sorting domain, followed by covalent anchoring to some some component of the (usually Gram-negative) cell surface. Many PEP-CTERM proteins exhibit an unusual sequence composition that includes large numbers of potential glycosylation sites. Expression of one such protein has been shown restore the ability of a bacterium to form floc, a type of biofilm.), whose translation MAQFVPEPGAIALLGSGLVGLAGYATLRWRTRE comes from the coding sequence ATGGCACAGTTCGTCCCCGAGCCCGGGGCGATAGCGCTCCTGGGCAGCGGTCTGGTCGGCCTGGCAGGATACGCCACACTTCGCTGGAGGACGAGAGAGTAG